The genomic region AGAGGTTGCTTCGTTTGAGAAAGAGTAGGGGTCGGGGCTTGGTCAACATCTGGTTGTTAGGAATTCCTCGCGGCGAAAACTCCTCACGCACGAAGGGCGCACCCGACCTACGCGGTTCGCTCGTGAGCGGCGCATCTTCGCGCAATCGCGAAGAAGAGGCGCGCAAATCCAAGGAGCGGTCGCGCGCGCGCTTTATGGCGAGTTGATGTCATCGAGCGCGTTGATAGCTCCGACGATCGTGACGCCCCGCTTGCGCTTGCGTCGCCACGAAGTTGACGACTACGAAGCGTCAGCTACGATGTGGGCCGATGAAATCGTCGTGAGGCATATCGGCGGCCGTCCGTCAACGCGTCCGCAAGCGTGGGCGCGCATACTGAGCTACGCCGGCTTGTGGGCGATGCTCGGCTTCGGCTACTGGGCGATCGAAGAGCGATCGACAGGCACTTTCGTGGGTGAAGTCGGCTTCGCGGATTTCAAGCGCGAGATTATGCAGTCGATGCGCGACGTGCCGGAAGCAGGCTGGGCGCTCGTTCCGTCGGCGCACGGCAAGGGCTACGCAACGGAGGCGGTTGGTGCGGCAATTGCCTGGGGGGACGCTAACCTTGCGTCGGCGCGAACGGTATGTATGATCGATCCGGAAAACGCTGCCTCGATACGGGTCGCGCAGAAAT from Candidatus Dormiibacterota bacterium harbors:
- a CDS encoding GNAT family N-acetyltransferase → MSSSALIAPTIVTPRLRLRRHEVDDYEASATMWADEIVVRHIGGRPSTRPQAWARILSYAGLWAMLGFGYWAIEERSTGTFVGEVGFADFKREIMQSMRDVPEAGWALVPSAHGKGYATEAVGAAIAWGDANLASARTVCMIDPENAASIRVAQKCGFAQFESASYNDQPALFFERLRD